Proteins from a genomic interval of Haemorhous mexicanus isolate bHaeMex1 chromosome Z, bHaeMex1.pri, whole genome shotgun sequence:
- the FKTN gene encoding ribitol-5-phosphate transferase FKTN isoform X2: MQKINRNVVLALLSLTSLVFLLFQLCYYKFYLSQKNGAAFSKARGSQSGQDSTRWHVVRKFLGLISSHNIPVYLIDPLILGLVDKDIEQIRSSPDGPSPECKYFCAPRDFTTFALLDKTWKHDVGLFRTAEKMGFQWLKIINKDPRLDGMDDLSGMEIPLHYIFKLASHAIHLVVFYERSGNFLWHGPLRLKQHMDRKFVPFRKLHFGRYPGAYEKPELLLVSIDDLKVQIPKNPSSFLEEMSHSRFLECRYREARAFFQLYPDDASLDAVEFRKKAKSLLHLAALTLNNLGVKFWLSSGTCLGWYRQCNVIPHSKDVDLGIFIRDYKADIIPAFQKAGLPLKHKFGKVEDSLELSFQGEDDVKLDIFFFYEEDDHIWNGGTQAKSGISFPSLLCAGLNLWNSRSTCPVKPCSTWRPTTARSGRCL, encoded by the exons ATGCAGAAAATCAACAGGAACGTGGTGCTGGCGCTGCTGTCGCTGaccagcctggttttcctgctcttccagcTGTGCTACTACAAGTTCTACCTGTCGCAGAAG aATGGAGCAGCTTTTTCCAAAGCCAGAGGAAGCCAGTCAGGCCAAGACAGCACTAGATGG CACGTGGTTAGGAAGTTCCTAGGATTAATATCCAGTCACAATATTCCAGTGTATTTGATCGATCCTTTGATTCTGGGACTGGTTGATAAAGACATTGAGCAGATCAGAAGCTCTCCTGATGGCCCCAGCCCAGAATGCAAATACTTCTGTGCTCCAAGAGACTTCACTACCTTTGCACTACTAGACAAGACATGGAAACATGAT gtGGGCCTTTTTAGAACTGCTGAGAAGATGGGGTTCCAGTGGCTAAAGATTATAAACAAGGACCCCCGCTTGGATGGGATGGATGACCTGTCTGGGATGGAAATTCCCTTGCACTACATATTCAAACTGGCATCCCATGCCATTCACCTGGTGGTCTTCTATGAGAGGAGTGGCAATTTCCTCTGGCACGGACCCCTGAGACTCAAGCAACACATGGACAGAAAGTTTGTGCCTTTCCGGAAACTGCACTTCGGCCGCTACCCTGGGGCATATGAAAA GCCAGAACTTCTGCTCGTTTCCATTGATGACTTAAAAGTTCAAATTCCAAAAAATCCGTCCAGTTTTCTAGAGGAGATGTCCCACTCTAGATTTCTTGAATGTAGGTACAGAGAAGCTCGGGCTTTCTTTCAG CTGTATCCTGATGATGCCTCTCTTGATGCAGTGGAATTcaggaaaaaggcaaaatccTTGCTTCATCTGGCTGCCCTGACACTGAATAACTTGGGAGTGAAGTTCTGGCTGAGCAGTGGAACATGTCTTG gcTGGTATAGGCAGTGCAATGTTATTCCTCACAGCAAGGATGTGGATTTGGGAATCTTTATAAGGGACTACAAAGCAGATATCATTCCAGCCTTTCAGAAAGCAGGGTTGCCACTGAAGCACAAATTTGGCAAG GTGGAAGACAGCTTGGAACTCTCTTTTCAGGGAGAAGATGATGTGAAacttgacatttttttcttctatgaaGAGGATGACCACATATGGAATGGAGGAACTCAGGCCAAATCAG GTATCTCTTTCCCAAGTTTACTCTGTGCTGGACTGAATTTGTGGAACTCAAGGTCCACGTGCCCTGTGAAACCCTGCAGTACGTGGAGGCCAACTACGGCCCGGAGTGGAAGGTGCCTGTGA
- the FKTN gene encoding ribitol-5-phosphate transferase FKTN isoform X1: protein MQKINRNVVLALLSLTSLVFLLFQLCYYKFYLSQKNGAAFSKARGSQSGQDSTRWHVVRKFLGLISSHNIPVYLIDPLILGLVDKDIEQIRSSPDGPSPECKYFCAPRDFTTFALLDKTWKHDVGLFRTAEKMGFQWLKIINKDPRLDGMDDLSGMEIPLHYIFKLASHAIHLVVFYERSGNFLWHGPLRLKQHMDRKFVPFRKLHFGRYPGAYEKPELLLVSIDDLKVQIPKNPSSFLEEMSHSRFLECRYREARAFFQLYPDDASLDAVEFRKKAKSLLHLAALTLNNLGVKFWLSSGTCLGWYRQCNVIPHSKDVDLGIFIRDYKADIIPAFQKAGLPLKHKFGKVEDSLELSFQGEDDVKLDIFFFYEEDDHIWNGGTQAKSGKKFKYLFPKFTLCWTEFVELKVHVPCETLQYVEANYGPEWKVPVKTWDWKSSPFNVQDNGVWPIDEWDNVIQIY from the exons ATGCAGAAAATCAACAGGAACGTGGTGCTGGCGCTGCTGTCGCTGaccagcctggttttcctgctcttccagcTGTGCTACTACAAGTTCTACCTGTCGCAGAAG aATGGAGCAGCTTTTTCCAAAGCCAGAGGAAGCCAGTCAGGCCAAGACAGCACTAGATGG CACGTGGTTAGGAAGTTCCTAGGATTAATATCCAGTCACAATATTCCAGTGTATTTGATCGATCCTTTGATTCTGGGACTGGTTGATAAAGACATTGAGCAGATCAGAAGCTCTCCTGATGGCCCCAGCCCAGAATGCAAATACTTCTGTGCTCCAAGAGACTTCACTACCTTTGCACTACTAGACAAGACATGGAAACATGAT gtGGGCCTTTTTAGAACTGCTGAGAAGATGGGGTTCCAGTGGCTAAAGATTATAAACAAGGACCCCCGCTTGGATGGGATGGATGACCTGTCTGGGATGGAAATTCCCTTGCACTACATATTCAAACTGGCATCCCATGCCATTCACCTGGTGGTCTTCTATGAGAGGAGTGGCAATTTCCTCTGGCACGGACCCCTGAGACTCAAGCAACACATGGACAGAAAGTTTGTGCCTTTCCGGAAACTGCACTTCGGCCGCTACCCTGGGGCATATGAAAA GCCAGAACTTCTGCTCGTTTCCATTGATGACTTAAAAGTTCAAATTCCAAAAAATCCGTCCAGTTTTCTAGAGGAGATGTCCCACTCTAGATTTCTTGAATGTAGGTACAGAGAAGCTCGGGCTTTCTTTCAG CTGTATCCTGATGATGCCTCTCTTGATGCAGTGGAATTcaggaaaaaggcaaaatccTTGCTTCATCTGGCTGCCCTGACACTGAATAACTTGGGAGTGAAGTTCTGGCTGAGCAGTGGAACATGTCTTG gcTGGTATAGGCAGTGCAATGTTATTCCTCACAGCAAGGATGTGGATTTGGGAATCTTTATAAGGGACTACAAAGCAGATATCATTCCAGCCTTTCAGAAAGCAGGGTTGCCACTGAAGCACAAATTTGGCAAG GTGGAAGACAGCTTGGAACTCTCTTTTCAGGGAGAAGATGATGTGAAacttgacatttttttcttctatgaaGAGGATGACCACATATGGAATGGAGGAACTCAGGCCAAATCAGGCAAGAAATTTAA GTATCTCTTTCCCAAGTTTACTCTGTGCTGGACTGAATTTGTGGAACTCAAGGTCCACGTGCCCTGTGAAACCCTGCAGTACGTGGAGGCCAACTACGGCCCGGAGTGGAAGGTGCCTGTGAAGACATGGGACTGGAAGAGCTCACCCTTCAACGTGCAGGACAACGGAGTCTGGCCTATTGATGAGTGGGACAATGTCATCCAGATCTACTGA
- the FKTN gene encoding ribitol-5-phosphate transferase FKTN isoform X3: MQKINRNVVLALLSLTSLVFLLFQLCYYKFYLSQKNGAAFSKARGSQSGQDSTRWHVVRKFLGLISSHNIPVYLIDPLILGLVDKDIEQIRSSPDGPSPECKYFCAPRDFTTFALLDKTWKHDVGLFRTAEKMGFQWLKIINKDPRLDGMDDLSGMEIPLHYIFKLASHAIHLVVFYERSGNFLWHGPLRLKQHMDRKFVPFRKLHFGRYPGAYEKPELLLVSIDDLKVQIPKNPSSFLEEMSHSRFLECRYREARAFFQLYPDDASLDAVEFRKKAKSLLHLAALTLNNLGVKFWLSSGTCLGWYRQCNVIPHSKDVDLGIFIRDYKADIIPAFQKAGLPLKHKFGKVEDSLELSFQGEDDVKLDIFFFYEEDDHIWNGGTQAKSGKKFKI; encoded by the exons ATGCAGAAAATCAACAGGAACGTGGTGCTGGCGCTGCTGTCGCTGaccagcctggttttcctgctcttccagcTGTGCTACTACAAGTTCTACCTGTCGCAGAAG aATGGAGCAGCTTTTTCCAAAGCCAGAGGAAGCCAGTCAGGCCAAGACAGCACTAGATGG CACGTGGTTAGGAAGTTCCTAGGATTAATATCCAGTCACAATATTCCAGTGTATTTGATCGATCCTTTGATTCTGGGACTGGTTGATAAAGACATTGAGCAGATCAGAAGCTCTCCTGATGGCCCCAGCCCAGAATGCAAATACTTCTGTGCTCCAAGAGACTTCACTACCTTTGCACTACTAGACAAGACATGGAAACATGAT gtGGGCCTTTTTAGAACTGCTGAGAAGATGGGGTTCCAGTGGCTAAAGATTATAAACAAGGACCCCCGCTTGGATGGGATGGATGACCTGTCTGGGATGGAAATTCCCTTGCACTACATATTCAAACTGGCATCCCATGCCATTCACCTGGTGGTCTTCTATGAGAGGAGTGGCAATTTCCTCTGGCACGGACCCCTGAGACTCAAGCAACACATGGACAGAAAGTTTGTGCCTTTCCGGAAACTGCACTTCGGCCGCTACCCTGGGGCATATGAAAA GCCAGAACTTCTGCTCGTTTCCATTGATGACTTAAAAGTTCAAATTCCAAAAAATCCGTCCAGTTTTCTAGAGGAGATGTCCCACTCTAGATTTCTTGAATGTAGGTACAGAGAAGCTCGGGCTTTCTTTCAG CTGTATCCTGATGATGCCTCTCTTGATGCAGTGGAATTcaggaaaaaggcaaaatccTTGCTTCATCTGGCTGCCCTGACACTGAATAACTTGGGAGTGAAGTTCTGGCTGAGCAGTGGAACATGTCTTG gcTGGTATAGGCAGTGCAATGTTATTCCTCACAGCAAGGATGTGGATTTGGGAATCTTTATAAGGGACTACAAAGCAGATATCATTCCAGCCTTTCAGAAAGCAGGGTTGCCACTGAAGCACAAATTTGGCAAG GTGGAAGACAGCTTGGAACTCTCTTTTCAGGGAGAAGATGATGTGAAacttgacatttttttcttctatgaaGAGGATGACCACATATGGAATGGAGGAACTCAGGCCAAATCAGGCAAGAAATTTAA aatataG
- the FKTN gene encoding ribitol-5-phosphate transferase FKTN isoform X4, which translates to MGFQWLKIINKDPRLDGMDDLSGMEIPLHYIFKLASHAIHLVVFYERSGNFLWHGPLRLKQHMDRKFVPFRKLHFGRYPGAYEKPELLLVSIDDLKVQIPKNPSSFLEEMSHSRFLECRYREARAFFQLYPDDASLDAVEFRKKAKSLLHLAALTLNNLGVKFWLSSGTCLGWYRQCNVIPHSKDVDLGIFIRDYKADIIPAFQKAGLPLKHKFGKVEDSLELSFQGEDDVKLDIFFFYEEDDHIWNGGTQAKSGKKFKYLFPKFTLCWTEFVELKVHVPCETLQYVEANYGPEWKVPVKTWDWKSSPFNVQDNGVWPIDEWDNVIQIY; encoded by the exons ATGGGGTTCCAGTGGCTAAAGATTATAAACAAGGACCCCCGCTTGGATGGGATGGATGACCTGTCTGGGATGGAAATTCCCTTGCACTACATATTCAAACTGGCATCCCATGCCATTCACCTGGTGGTCTTCTATGAGAGGAGTGGCAATTTCCTCTGGCACGGACCCCTGAGACTCAAGCAACACATGGACAGAAAGTTTGTGCCTTTCCGGAAACTGCACTTCGGCCGCTACCCTGGGGCATATGAAAA GCCAGAACTTCTGCTCGTTTCCATTGATGACTTAAAAGTTCAAATTCCAAAAAATCCGTCCAGTTTTCTAGAGGAGATGTCCCACTCTAGATTTCTTGAATGTAGGTACAGAGAAGCTCGGGCTTTCTTTCAG CTGTATCCTGATGATGCCTCTCTTGATGCAGTGGAATTcaggaaaaaggcaaaatccTTGCTTCATCTGGCTGCCCTGACACTGAATAACTTGGGAGTGAAGTTCTGGCTGAGCAGTGGAACATGTCTTG gcTGGTATAGGCAGTGCAATGTTATTCCTCACAGCAAGGATGTGGATTTGGGAATCTTTATAAGGGACTACAAAGCAGATATCATTCCAGCCTTTCAGAAAGCAGGGTTGCCACTGAAGCACAAATTTGGCAAG GTGGAAGACAGCTTGGAACTCTCTTTTCAGGGAGAAGATGATGTGAAacttgacatttttttcttctatgaaGAGGATGACCACATATGGAATGGAGGAACTCAGGCCAAATCAGGCAAGAAATTTAA GTATCTCTTTCCCAAGTTTACTCTGTGCTGGACTGAATTTGTGGAACTCAAGGTCCACGTGCCCTGTGAAACCCTGCAGTACGTGGAGGCCAACTACGGCCCGGAGTGGAAGGTGCCTGTGAAGACATGGGACTGGAAGAGCTCACCCTTCAACGTGCAGGACAACGGAGTCTGGCCTATTGATGAGTGGGACAATGTCATCCAGATCTACTGA